A genomic window from Phoenix dactylifera cultivar Barhee BC4 chromosome 7, palm_55x_up_171113_PBpolish2nd_filt_p, whole genome shotgun sequence includes:
- the LOC120103906 gene encoding GPI ethanolamine phosphate transferase 1 — MLSIFDIYFKNRVVHGMEPVPQPISPPAKRLVLFVAGGMRTDKFFEQESEGQLRAPFLRSVTQSSPGHISITAGVYEDPSAVTKVRNAGSWMEIGDSINHFENMSAQVVFVLMLFALPNRYARDIENPSL, encoded by the exons ATGCTCAGCATCTTCGACATCTACTTCAAGAACCGCGTCGTCCACGGCATGGAGCCCGTCCCCCAGCCCATCTCTCCCCCCGCCAAGCGCCTCGTCCTCTTCGTCG CCGGCGGCATGCGAACGGACAAATTCTTCGAGCAAGAATCCGAGGGGCAGCTCAGAGCGCCGTTCTTGAGGAGCGTGACGCAGTCGAGTCCCGGTCATATTTCCATCACGGCGGGTGTCTATGAGGATCCTAGTGCAGTAACAAAA GTTCGCAATGCTGGAAGTTGGATGGAAATTGGTGATAGCATCAACCATTTTGAGAATATGAGTGCCCAAGTAGTTTTTGTATTGATGCTTTTTGCCCTCCCGAATAGATATGCAAGAGATATTGAAAATCCATCTCTGTAG